The following proteins are co-located in the Poecile atricapillus isolate bPoeAtr1 chromosome 2, bPoeAtr1.hap1, whole genome shotgun sequence genome:
- the ARL5B gene encoding ADP-ribosylation factor-like protein 5B isoform X1: MGLIFAKLWSLFGSQEHKVIIVGLDNAGKTTILYQFLMNEVVHTSPTIGSNVEEIVVKNTHFLMWDIGGQESLRSSWNTYYSNTEFIILVVDSIDRERLSITKEELYRMLAHEDLRKAAVLIFANKQDMKGCMTAAEISAYLTLSSIKDHPWHIQSCCALTGEGLCQGLEWMTSRIGVAKRFSIPKAGILSSCLNTALSNVKRT, from the exons ATGGGCCTAATCTTCGCCAAGCTGTGGAGCCTCTTCGGTAGCCAAG AGCACAAAGTAATTATAGTGGGACTTGATAATGCTGGAAAGACTACTATTCTTTACCAGTT CTTAATGAATGAAGTGGTTCATACTTCTCCAACCATAGGAAGCAATGTAGAAGAAATAGTGGTGAAAAACACTCATTTCTTAATGTGGGATATAGGAGGACAAGAATCATTACGGTCATCGTGGAATACCTATTATTCAAACACAGAG TTCATCATTCTGGTTGTTGACAGCATTGATAGAGAGCGACTTTCTATTACAAAAGAAGAACTTTATAGAATGCTGGCTCATGAG GATTTACGGAAGGCTGCGGTTCTCATCTTTGCAAATAAGCAGGACATGAAAGGCTGCATGACGGCTGCCGAGATATCTGCATACCTCACCCTCAGCTCCATAAAGGATCACCCGTGGCACATTCAGTCCTGCTGTGCTTTGACAGGAGAAGG ATTGTGCCAAGGCTTGGAGTGGATGACCTCTCGTATTGGA GTGGCAAAGAGGTTCAGTATCCCCAAAGCAGGGATTCTTTCCAGCTGTTTAAACACTGCACTCAGTAACGTGAAGAGGACTTGA
- the ARL5B gene encoding ADP-ribosylation factor-like protein 5B isoform X2 — protein sequence MNEVVHTSPTIGSNVEEIVVKNTHFLMWDIGGQESLRSSWNTYYSNTEFIILVVDSIDRERLSITKEELYRMLAHEDLRKAAVLIFANKQDMKGCMTAAEISAYLTLSSIKDHPWHIQSCCALTGEGLCQGLEWMTSRIGVAKRFSIPKAGILSSCLNTALSNVKRT from the exons ATGAATGAAGTGGTTCATACTTCTCCAACCATAGGAAGCAATGTAGAAGAAATAGTGGTGAAAAACACTCATTTCTTAATGTGGGATATAGGAGGACAAGAATCATTACGGTCATCGTGGAATACCTATTATTCAAACACAGAG TTCATCATTCTGGTTGTTGACAGCATTGATAGAGAGCGACTTTCTATTACAAAAGAAGAACTTTATAGAATGCTGGCTCATGAG GATTTACGGAAGGCTGCGGTTCTCATCTTTGCAAATAAGCAGGACATGAAAGGCTGCATGACGGCTGCCGAGATATCTGCATACCTCACCCTCAGCTCCATAAAGGATCACCCGTGGCACATTCAGTCCTGCTGTGCTTTGACAGGAGAAGG ATTGTGCCAAGGCTTGGAGTGGATGACCTCTCGTATTGGA GTGGCAAAGAGGTTCAGTATCCCCAAAGCAGGGATTCTTTCCAGCTGTTTAAACACTGCACTCAGTAACGTGAAGAGGACTTGA